DNA from Paraburkholderia largidicola:
GTTTTTCCAAGAATAGGCGGTTTATCGCTGCTTGGCTAGTACGTGTTTTCCGCGATATACGGCCGGTGGTCGTTTCTATGGAGGGAGCGGGCCGTATTGAATCAGTTAATCGTTTTCTTCAATACGCGTGAAGCGTGACGGACCGGCGCGTCGGCGGGTTTCGTGCGGCAACTGTGCGGCCGGACCTGTCGAAGTTGGGTTGTGTGGGGGAGAATGAGGGCTGTATGCTGTAAAAGCGCAACCACGCTCAAGCACTGGGGCAAAAATGACTACGAATTCCGCCAGACTCCCACCAGACGTGGAAGCACTATCGACGCTGTCCGAATATCTCGAGCGTGCGCTCGACAAGGCGCTCAGCCTGATCATGCTGCGGACGGGCGCCGAAGACGCGAGGCTGTACCTCGGTGACGTGAGCGCACCCAAAGAAGAATGGTCGAGTTGCGGGACCATTCACCGTGAACTGTCGGACGCGATACTGGAGGCCACGCAGTCGGGCCTCAACAATGTCAGTATCGACGGGCAGACGTATCGCTTTACGAGAGTGTTCGCTCAAACGGAAAACCGGGGCGCCATCGTCTTCACCCCTGCGTAACCAGGCATCCGCAAGGAGCAAGGGCAGAGGCAGTGACGCGCCGTCGCGCGCGTACTACGACGCAACGGCGTATCGACCAGAACGGCTGGCGGAAAGTCGCGCGCCGCTCAGTTCGGAAGCAAAACGGGCAACTGCGACACGCGTCCCGTCTGCACGTCGAGCCACATCTGCCGGCCGCTCGCCGAGTGACTGTAGACGAGCGCGCGCATATCGCGATGCATGCCGAGAAAACCCATTAGCGCGCGCACGTTGCGCTTGCCGTGATAACGCAGCGAGCGCGACGTCTCGCCATTGACGATGACGACAGGATTGATCCGCACGAGCCGCGCGATGAGTTCAGGGTTGACTGTATCCACGTTCGATCCTCGAATGAAGTTGCTGTCTTCGCTAACGTCCGCAGGATTCGCTTCTTGAGTATCCGGAAGGATCGGTAAGCGTGCAGCGGGTCGTGCACATCAGTCGCGCACATGCGTGACCGCGATCTGCAACACGCCCTCCAGTTCCGGCAGATCGACAGGCTTGGTCAGGTGCAGATCGAAGCCCGCCGCCTCCGTTTTCGCACGGTCTTCACTGGTGCCGAGCCCCGTCATCGCGGCGATGACGGCGCCCGGCGCCGCGAGCGCCTTGCGGATATGCGGCAACGCTTCGAAGCCCGTCATCTTCGGCATCGACAGGTCGAGCAGTACGAGATGCGGCTGCAGCGTGTGCGCCAGCTCGATGGCGGCTGCGCCGTCGTACACCGCGTGCGCTTCGTGGCCGAGCACCTGCACGAGCGTCGCCATGCTGTCGGCGGAATCGATGTTGTCGTCGACCACCATCACTTTCAGATCGACGGGCTGCGAGGGCGAAGGCTCTTCTTCTCGCACGGCTTCAGTGTCGATAGCATGACTGAATTCCGGCAGCCACACGGTGAACACGCTGCCTTTGCCTCGACCTTCGCTGTGCGCGTCGATATGCCCGCCATGCAGATCGACGATCGCACGCGCCAGCGTCAACCCGATGCCGAGACCGCTCTTGTCGGCCTGTTCTTCCGTCGGCGTTTCCTGCACGAACAGATTAAAGATTGCGTCGATCGCATCGGGATCGATGCCGCGCCCGGAGTCGTGAATGCGGATTGCGAGCAGGCGGCCCGAGCGGAACACCTGCAGGCTGATCGACGCGCCCGCCGGACTGAATTTCGATGCATTGTTCAGCAGGTTCTGCACCACCTGCACCATTCGCGTGAGATCGCCTTCGATAAACATCGGCGTGTCGGGCAACACCACATCGAGCGTCTGTTCGCGCGCCGCGAGCAATGGCGCGCTGCCTTCGATGCTCAGTTGTGCGATGGCCTGCATCGACACCGGCTTCGGTTCGATCTGCACGCGCCCCAGCGTGACGCGCCCGGCGTCGAGCAGATCGTCGACGAGGCGCGTCAGATGCGACAACTGCCGGTCGATCAGTTCATGCTCGGGGACGAACGCCTGATGATCGGCCGTCTTCAGTTGCAGCATGCTGACGGCGTTGCGCAACGGCGCGAGCGGATTGCGCAGTTCGTGTCCGAGCAGCGCGAGGAACTGACTCATGCGCTGGCTCGACGCTTCGAGTTCTTCGAGACGCCGCCGCCGCGACATATCGCGCGTGATCTTCGCGAAGCCTTGCAGCGCGCCGTTCGGATCACGCAATGCCGTCGTGATGATGTTCGCCCAGAAGATCGTGCCGTTCTTGCGCACGCGCCACTCTTCCATTTCGACGCGGCCTTCGCGCGCGGCGAGTTCGAGATCGCGCTGCGGCCGGCCCGCCGCGACATCTTCGGGCGTGTAGAAAAGGGCCGTCGGCCGGCCGATCACTTCATGCTGTGTGTAGCCCATGACCTGCGTCGAACCTGCGCTCCACGTCATGATGTGACCGTGCGAATCGAGCATCGTGATCGCATAGTCCTTGATCGCATCGACCAGCACGCGAAAGCGCTTGTCAAGTTCACGCGCATTGAAGCGCTCGGTAACGTCGCGAATGAAGTACGCAAGCTCGGTATGTCCGTCGAACTGCACGGGACATACCGACAGTTCCGCGGGAAACTCGTTGCCGTCGATGCGCCGCGCGATCAGTTCCGTGCGGCTTCGATGCAAGGGCGTGTCCGCGTTCTGTTGCGGCGCGCTTTTGAAAACGTCGAGTTCGGCATAGCGCGCCTTGCAGCGCGCCGGGAACAGCGCGTCGAGTATCGGGCGTCCCATCACCGCGTCGCGCGCATAGCCGAAGGTGCGGGTCGCGGCGTCATTCCATTCGATGATGACACCGTCGGCGTCGGTGCACACGAAGGCGTCGTGCGTCGTGTCGAGCACCAGACGACGGCGGCGCAGCGATGCTTCGAGCTTGCTGTCGGCCGCTTCGCGCAGGCTGATCTCGGTGCGCAACCGGGCGATCGTAATCGTGTTCTGTTCGATCAGCGCGCGGTTCTCCGCAAACACGCGCTGATGCGCCATGCCTGACGCGACGAGCGACGTGATCCGTTCGAGCGTCTCGATGTCATCGGCGGAAAATGCGTCGGTGCGGCTTGCCATCAGCTTCACGACGCCTGCCACTTCGGACTGATAGAGCAGCGGCGCGACGACCATCGACGTCGCGCCCACGCGCTTGCACGCGGCGGCATCGACGCGTGGATCGTCCGATGTGTCGCTGCTGTAGAGCAGGTGTTTTTCGAGCGAGCACAGTCCCGACAGGCTGCCATGGCGTTTGAGGCGCAGGCCGATGTGATGCGCGATGGTGCCGCTGCACGCGCGATACACCATTTCGTCGCCATCGACCCATTCGACCACGGAGGCATGCGCGGCAGGTACGAGTTCGAGAAGGGAGTCGGTGACGAGCGACAGAAAGCGGTCGAGGTCGAGTTTCGCGGCGGCGATTCGGGAGTGCGCGTCAATGAGTTTTCTCAAACGTGCGTTTGCGAGGCGCTCGCGGTGGAGTTGCGTGGCGGTGTCGTTGGTGTCGCTGTGGTCGATCTGTCGGTCCTGGCTGGCGTTCATCGTGGGCAGCTCCGTTGGAGGCGCAGGGGCGGTTTGTTTGTGCTGCGCACGTGGTGTGCCTATGCGTGCCGCATGGGTGCGGGAATCGCTGGTTTAACGGTTATACACGCTGGCGCGGGGCGCGCTCAAGGGCGCTGTGGCGCGCAAGGTTCTGGTTTTTGCTTTTGGTTTTGGTTTTGTTTTTGTTTTTGCTTTTGCTTTTGCGGTGGCGTCCGCGTCACGGCTTCGTGCTTCATGTTCCGCCGTTCGGTGTTCTTGTCTTTTCGCTGGCATCCGCGTTTTGTTAGCGTGCTTCAGGCGTCGCCCCTGTGCGGGGCGGCACCTACTTTTCTTTGCCGCCGCAAAGAAAAGTAGGCAAAAGAAAGCGGCTCACACCGCCAGCCCGTGTTCTTATCCACGGGCCCCCAACGCCCCCACGCTTCAAACGGCAGTGCCATGGTCGATGTTCGTTGCCAACGCCTCGAACAATCGCCTCACCCACTTCGAATACCCGTACTCCGGCAAGCGTCAGCGAATGGTATGTGCCGCCCAGGTGGCAAACTGTGTGCAGGTTGTCGCACCGCACAGGTCAGTGCTCTTACCAGAAACACCAGCCTTGCTACCCAATCCGGAGTGATGCGCGTATGGCGCGAAAGCCTGCACACTGTTTGCCACCTGGGCGGCGGAGGACTGTCTGGCACGGTGTGCCGCGACGCGGGGGCATGAAGCGGGTGAGGCGTACAGGGAGAACGTTGGCAACGAACGCGAACCATGGCGTTGCCGTGTGAAGTGTAAGACCCTTCGGGGGCCCTCAGGCGAATACAAGAACTGGCGGTGTGAGCCGCTTTCTTTTGCCTACTTTTCTTTGCGGCGGCAAAGAAAAGTAGGTGCCGCCCCGCACAGGGGCGACGCGTGAAGCACGCTAACAAAATGCGGATGCCAGCGAAAAGCCCAAAACCCCGAACGGCAAACACCACAACCCGGATGCCAGCGAAAAGCCCAAAACACCGAACGGCAAACACCACAACCCGGACGCCAGCGAAAAGCCCAAAACACCGAACGGCAAACACCGCAACCCGGACGCCAGCGAAACCACAAGCAAACCAAACCGCGCATCGCAAAGAAAAACCTCAAACGCCAGCGAAAACCCAAATCAAAACCCGTTGCAAACAAAAAAAACCCGCTACAGAGTCAATTATAAAAAATGCAGCCCGTTCAGTTCCCGGGCGACCAGCCCGTTATACGCGATTGGTCAATCCATTCGTCAACGCACTCGCACAGGGAACCCCGCATGGGCATGCGCTCCATCGCAGTCAAACTGAGCCTCATATTCGGCGCGGCGCTCGCGGCCACCATACTGGCCATCACGCTATACGCGACGCTCAACGTGCGCCGCCAGGCCATCGACAACTTCAACGACGCCGGCCTCGGCCAGATCCGCCAGATCGACACCAGCCTGCGCGAGACGTTCAAGCGCATCCACGACAACGTCGTGTTCCTGTCGGACCTGCCGCTGGTGCAGTCCGCGGACCCGTCCGTCACCAACTACCTGACGCACGGCGGGCAGATGACGCCCGACACCAACGGCGGCGTCGAGACGGATATCTTTCATCTGCTGCAACGCTTCGGCGACAGCCATCCCGATCTGCGCTACGTCTACGTGGGCACGCAATGGGGCGGCTACGTGCAATGGCCGAAAGGCAAGTTCACCAGCGATCACTACGATCCGCGCGAGCGTCCATGGTACGTGCAAGGCATGCAGGCCGCGGGCGGCGTGCGGCGCACGGCCGCCTACGCGAATACGGGCGGCGACAACAACGTGATCATCAGCTTCGTGCGCTCGATCCAGAACGCCCAGGGCAAGCCCGCTGGCGTGCTCGGCATGGATATCTCGCTGGATGGCTTCGCGAAGATGATCGGCCAGGTGCGCTTCGGCGAAACAGGCTACCTGATGGTCGTCGAAGACAGCGGCACGGTGCTGGTCGACCCGCACGACGCCGCGCACAACTTCAAGGCGCTGAAGGATCTCGGCGACGGTTATCGCGACCTCGCGGCGATGCCGAACGGCACGTTGTCCGTCGATATCGGCGGCGCACGCTACGACACGGTCGTCTATACGTCGCCGGAACTGGGCTGGAAATACATCGGCCTGATTCCGCACGCGGAAATGATGGCGTCGGCCAATCGGCTGAGCGCGATGCTGATTGCCGTGGGTTTCATCGTGCTGCTGGTCGCGCTCGCGCTGACGACGGCGCTCGGCCGGCGCCTGACGGCACCCCTGCGCGTGTTGTCGAACAGCATGCAGGACATCGCATCGGGCGACGGCGACCTCACAAGGCGTCTGCCCGTGGGCAGCAACGACGAGGTCGGCGTGCTCGCGGAGCAGTTCAACGCGTTCGTCGAGAAGCTGAACGGCGTGCTGCTCGAGATCCGCGACAGCAGCGCCATGTTGCGCACCGCGACGGGCGAAATATCGACGGGCAATGCCGATCTGTCCGCGCGCACCGAGCAGCAGGCAGCCGCGCTCGAAGAAACGGCCGCGAGCATGGAAGCGCTGACGGCCGCCGTCAAGCAGAACGCCGAAAGCGCGCGCCAGGCGAGCTCGCTCGCCAGCGACGCCTCCGATGTGGCGCGCCGCAGCCACGAGGCCGTCGAGCGCGTGGTGTCGACGATGACCGATATCAGCCAGAGTTCGAACCGGATCGCCGATATCACGGGCATCATCGAAGGCATTGCGTTTCAGACGAATATTCTCGCCCTCAACGCCGCCGTCGAATCGGCGCGCGCGGGCGAGCATGGGCGCGGCTTCGCGGTCGTCGCGAGCGAAGTGCGCAGCCTCGCGCAGCGATCGTCGAGCGCCGCAAAGGAGATCAAGGAACTGATCGGCGCGTCGGTCGATCGCATCCGGGACGGCTCGTCGCTGGCGGGCGAGGCTGGCGAGACGATGACGGAAGTGACGCGGGCCGTCGGTCAGGTGACGGCGATCATGAGCGAGATCGCGGCGGCCTCGGAAGAACAGAGCCGCGGCATCGCGCAAGTCAACCTCGCGATCACGCAGATGGACGACGTCACGCAGCAGAACGCCGCATTAGTGGAGCAGGCGGCCGCCGCGTCACGCTCGCTCGAAGACCAGGGGCGGCAGCTCGACGAGTCGGTTGGGGCGTTCCGGTTGAAGCCGGCGACGGCGTCCTGATGACGGTCACGCGGGCAATCGTGTGCCGATTGCCCGTTGCTTCACCTCCCGCTCAGCGCACGGATACGCCGAGCACAGGCGCGGCACTATCCGTCGTCGCGAGTTCTTCAGCGGGCTCGTTCGCGCGGCGGTTCGACGCCTCGCGCGCGAGACTCGCCCGGAACTGCTTGCAGCCGATCCACAACAGAACAGCCGCGAGCGCCGACGCGACGAGGTTCACGATTGCCATCGAATGACCGACCGCGAGCGGCGAGGCGAACACCTTGTCGGTGATCAGCGCGACGATCGTCGTGCCCGCGCCGAGCGCGATCAGGTTCGACACGAGCAGAAACACTGCCGAAATCTGCGCGCGCATCTGATTCGGTGCGAGCGTCTGCATCGCGGCCGTCGAGGTCGGCATCGGGAACGACGCGAAGAACATCGCCAGCACCAGCAACGCAAGCGATGCGCCCAGACTGCCGACCTGCGTGAACGCGACCGACGGAATCAGCATGCACACCGCACCGATGAAGCCCGCGCGCATCGGCGCGTCGCTGTGGCCTTTGCGCAGCAGCCAGTCGTTGAACCAGCCGCCGCAAAACACCCCCGTCGTGTTCGCGATCAGCAGCACGGTGCCGAGCGTGTAGCCCGCTTCGACGGGCGTGAGACCAAAGCGGCGGATGTAGAAGGCGGGCGTCCAGCTCATCAGGCAGAACAGGGTCATCGCGTAGAACGAGAAACCGATGTAGTGGCAAAAGAACGTCTTGCCGTGCGCGGCGATGAAGCGCAACGCATCGGGCATCGACACGCGCTTTACTTCGCCTGCGCTGTCCTGCACGAGACCTTTGCGTTGCGGATCGCGCACCGTCAACGCGAAGATCAGCGCAACGAGCAAACCCGGCAGGCCGACGATGAAGAACGTCAGCTGCCACGCGTGCATATCGCCCAGCACGGGCAGCGTGAGCGTCGGTGTGTGCTTGAGCAGCGCGATCACATAGCCGCCGATCAGAAACGCGATGCCGCCGCCGATAAACGACCCCAACGAATAGATGGCGACCGCGCGGCCGAGCTTCTCTTTCGGGAAGTAGTCGGCGAGCATCGAATATGTTCCGGGCGAAAGCGCCGCCTCGCCGACGCCCACGCTCATGCGCGCAAAGAACATGTGCACGAAGTTCTGGCTGAGTCCGCAAGCGGCC
Protein-coding regions in this window:
- a CDS encoding methyl-accepting chemotaxis protein, producing the protein MGMRSIAVKLSLIFGAALAATILAITLYATLNVRRQAIDNFNDAGLGQIRQIDTSLRETFKRIHDNVVFLSDLPLVQSADPSVTNYLTHGGQMTPDTNGGVETDIFHLLQRFGDSHPDLRYVYVGTQWGGYVQWPKGKFTSDHYDPRERPWYVQGMQAAGGVRRTAAYANTGGDNNVIISFVRSIQNAQGKPAGVLGMDISLDGFAKMIGQVRFGETGYLMVVEDSGTVLVDPHDAAHNFKALKDLGDGYRDLAAMPNGTLSVDIGGARYDTVVYTSPELGWKYIGLIPHAEMMASANRLSAMLIAVGFIVLLVALALTTALGRRLTAPLRVLSNSMQDIASGDGDLTRRLPVGSNDEVGVLAEQFNAFVEKLNGVLLEIRDSSAMLRTATGEISTGNADLSARTEQQAAALEETAASMEALTAAVKQNAESARQASSLASDASDVARRSHEAVERVVSTMTDISQSSNRIADITGIIEGIAFQTNILALNAAVESARAGEHGRGFAVVASEVRSLAQRSSSAAKEIKELIGASVDRIRDGSSLAGEAGETMTEVTRAVGQVTAIMSEIAAASEEQSRGIAQVNLAITQMDDVTQQNAALVEQAAAASRSLEDQGRQLDESVGAFRLKPATAS
- a CDS encoding PAS domain S-box protein, with translation MNASQDRQIDHSDTNDTATQLHRERLANARLRKLIDAHSRIAAAKLDLDRFLSLVTDSLLELVPAAHASVVEWVDGDEMVYRACSGTIAHHIGLRLKRHGSLSGLCSLEKHLLYSSDTSDDPRVDAAACKRVGATSMVVAPLLYQSEVAGVVKLMASRTDAFSADDIETLERITSLVASGMAHQRVFAENRALIEQNTITIARLRTEISLREAADSKLEASLRRRRLVLDTTHDAFVCTDADGVIIEWNDAATRTFGYARDAVMGRPILDALFPARCKARYAELDVFKSAPQQNADTPLHRSRTELIARRIDGNEFPAELSVCPVQFDGHTELAYFIRDVTERFNARELDKRFRVLVDAIKDYAITMLDSHGHIMTWSAGSTQVMGYTQHEVIGRPTALFYTPEDVAAGRPQRDLELAAREGRVEMEEWRVRKNGTIFWANIITTALRDPNGALQGFAKITRDMSRRRRLEELEASSQRMSQFLALLGHELRNPLAPLRNAVSMLQLKTADHQAFVPEHELIDRQLSHLTRLVDDLLDAGRVTLGRVQIEPKPVSMQAIAQLSIEGSAPLLAAREQTLDVVLPDTPMFIEGDLTRMVQVVQNLLNNASKFSPAGASISLQVFRSGRLLAIRIHDSGRGIDPDAIDAIFNLFVQETPTEEQADKSGLGIGLTLARAIVDLHGGHIDAHSEGRGKGSVFTVWLPEFSHAIDTEAVREEEPSPSQPVDLKVMVVDDNIDSADSMATLVQVLGHEAHAVYDGAAAIELAHTLQPHLVLLDLSMPKMTGFEALPHIRKALAAPGAVIAAMTGLGTSEDRAKTEAAGFDLHLTKPVDLPELEGVLQIAVTHVRD
- a CDS encoding spinster family MFS transporter, translated to MTASSGHNLAGNNLARKRYTYEWYVVVICMLAYVFSFVDRQVLALMIEPIKRDLHLTDTQFSLLHGFAFSLFYAVMGMPLAYLADRFARPRIISIGVALWSVATAACGLSQNFVHMFFARMSVGVGEAALSPGTYSMLADYFPKEKLGRAVAIYSLGSFIGGGIAFLIGGYVIALLKHTPTLTLPVLGDMHAWQLTFFIVGLPGLLVALIFALTVRDPQRKGLVQDSAGEVKRVSMPDALRFIAAHGKTFFCHYIGFSFYAMTLFCLMSWTPAFYIRRFGLTPVEAGYTLGTVLLIANTTGVFCGGWFNDWLLRKGHSDAPMRAGFIGAVCMLIPSVAFTQVGSLGASLALLVLAMFFASFPMPTSTAAMQTLAPNQMRAQISAVFLLVSNLIALGAGTTIVALITDKVFASPLAVGHSMAIVNLVASALAAVLLWIGCKQFRASLAREASNRRANEPAEELATTDSAAPVLGVSVR